The Rhizobium rhododendri nucleotide sequence ATCTTGATGCTCCGCGTTGGAGCTATATGATGGTGAAATGTCTGTGCGCCAGTCATCCGATTGGCGCGCTTTTCTTTTTACCGGAGTAGCGTTGGATGATGCGGCAATACGAGCTTGTAGAGCGAGTTCAGAAGTACAAGCCCGATGCCAACGAAGCGCTTCTGAACAAGGCTTATGTCTATGCGATGCAGAAGCATGGACAGCAGAAGCGCGCCAGCGGCGATCCATATATTTCCCATCCGCTGGAAGTCGCTGCGATCCTGACGGATATGCATCTCGACGAATCGACGATTGCGGTCGCCCTCCTGCACGATACCATCGAAGACACGACGGCAACGCGGGCCGAAATCGACGAGCTTTTCGGTGAGGACATCGGCCGGCTGGTCGAGGGGCTGACGAAGATCAAGAAGCTCGATCTCGTCACCCGCAAGGCAAAGCAGGCTGAAAACCTCCGCAAGCTGCTGCTCGCCATCTCCGACGATGTGCGCGTATTGCTGGTGAAGCTCGCCGACCGCCTGCACAACATGCGCACGCTCGACCACATGCCGGCAGACAAGCGCGCCCGCATCTCGGAAGAGACGATGGACATCTATGCGCCGCTTGCCGGGCGCATGGGTATGCAGGATATGCGCGAGGAACTGGAGGAACTGTCCTTCCGCCATATCAATCCGGAAGCACACGACACAGTCACCAAGCGCCTCGAGGAGTTGTCGCAACGCAACGAGGGGCTGGTCAAGAAGATCGAAACCGAGTTGCGCGATCTCCTGGTCGCCAACGGCCTCGACAATGCCGTCGCCAAGGGCCGGCAGAAGAAGCCCTATTCCGTCTTCAGAAAAATGCAGTCGAAGTCCCTGTCGTTCGAGCAACTGTCGGATGTCTATGGCTTTCGTATCATCGTTGACGATCTGCCTGCGTGCTACCGGGCTCTCGGCATCGTCCACACGCGCTGGCGCGTCGTTCCCGGTCGTTTCAAGGATTACATCTCCACGCCCAAGCAGAACGACTACCGTTCGTTACACACCACCATCGTCGGCCCGTCGAGCCAGCGCATCGAGCTGCAGATACGCACCCGGCGCATGAACGAGATTGCCGAATACGGCATTGCAGCTCACGCGCTCTACAAGGATCAGAACGCGGCGGAAGGTGATCTGCTGTCGCGTGAAAGCAACGCATACTCATGGCTGCGCCGCACTATCGAGGCATTGGCGGAAGGTGACAGTCCGGAGGAGTTTCTTGAGCATACCAAGCTCGAACTGTTCCAGGATCAGGTCTTCTGTTTCACGCCGAAGGGCAAGCTTATCGCGCTGCCGCGCGGCGCAACGCCGATCGACTTTGCCTATGCCGTGCATACCAACATCGGCGATACGACAGTCGGTGCCAAGATCAATGGTCGGATCATGCCGCTCGTCACACGGCTTGCAAACGGCGACGAGGTCGAGATCATTCGCTCCGGCGTACAGGTGCCTCCCGCCGCCTGGGAAGAGATCGTCGTTACCGGCAAGGCGCGCGCCGCCATCCGTCGCGCCACCCGCATGGCCATCCGCAAGCAATATGCCGGCCTCGGCTACCGCATCCTCGAGCGTACATTCGAGCGCGCCGGCAAGATATTTACCCGCGACGCCCTCAAACCGGCGCTGCACCGGCTTGGCCAAAAGGATGTCGAGGATGCCATTGCTGCCGTCGGGCGAGGGGAGATGTCGTCGCTTGACGTGCTGCGCGCGGTCTATCCTGACCACCAGGACGAACGGGTGACGGTTAAGCCTGCCGGCGACGAGGGCTGGTTCAATGTCCGCAGCGGCGCCGGTATGATTTTCAAGATACCTGGCCAGAGCAAGGTCGCCGATCTCGCCAATGCCGGCATTGACGACCTCGAAACCCTGCCGATCCGCGGACTGGCTGCCGACGTGGCCGTACATTTCGCGCCGACGGGTGCAGTGCCCGGGGACCGTATCGTCGGTATCCTCGAGAAGGGCCGGGGAATCATCATCTATCCCATCCAGTCGCCTGCGCTGCAACGCTTCGACGACCAGCCGGAATGCTGGATCGACGTGCGCTGGGATCTCGACGAGGCCAACAAATCGCGGTTCACCGCCCGCGTGCTGATCAATGCTCTCAACGAACCCGGCAGCCTTGCCAAGATCTCGCAGACAGTCGCCGACATCGACGTCAACATCCGTATCTTCAATACCGTGCGTGTTGCAGCCGATTTCACCGAGATGGCACTCGATGTCGAAGTCTGGGATCTGCGCCAGCTGAACCAGATGTTGCTGCAGTTGAAGGACCTCGACTGCATTGCCACGGTTAAGCGGCTTTATGAATAATTAACCGCGTCGCAGGTGCCGGAGGCGCCATGTGCATCTTTTATGATCGTTTCTTAGTCATTTTGTCGCAGGTAATGGCCTACATATGCATAGAATGCATGGCTGCACTGGTAATCGGGCGTTGGTCATTAACGCCTGCACGAGCTATATTCACCTCATCGAAAGAAACAAACCAGATGAGGAAATGACAATGTTTGGTCCCTTCAAGAAATTCGCCCGCGCCCTCCGCGTTCCTAGTGTTGAAGAACGCGAAATGGCTTACCTTAACGGTTCTAACGACCGCTTTGATCTTGAGTATCGTCAGCGTCAAGTCGACCGTGGTGCATTCCGCAACCGTTAATCGACAGTAGACTTACGAAATGGGAAAGGCGGCGTGCAAATGCAACGCCGCTTGCGAGTGGTAAAACACTTGCACCACTCGCTAAAAGAAGCGCATGAGCGCTCTTGTCATCGCGGCTTCGCCTGCACTAGATATGCCGCATGTTATTTCGCCGAAGAAAACCACAGAAGCTAACTGAAAAGCTGCGCGACATGGTCTGGCCCCGCAAGGGCTTCATGCGTCCTGTCCGCTATTTCCAGAGACGCATCGTTCGCCTCAGTGCTTCCCCGCATGCCATTGCGGCTGGTTTTACTGCAGGCATCCTTGTTTCATGGACGCCCGTGATCGGTGTACATATCGTCATCGCTTTCGTGCTGGCTTACATCGTTCGCGGCAACCTGCTTGCAGCAACCCTCGGCTGCCTTGCGGCCGGCAATCCTTTTACCTACCCCTTCATTTGGGCCATCACCTGGGAGATCGGGCACCTGATCCTCGGGCGCGATAGCGGCAACCAGGGCGGATCCATCGACCTCCCGGCGCTGTTCCACCAGCTCGACGTCTGGCAATTGTGGGATGTCGTCCTGAAGCCGATGCTGATTGGCGCCATTCCCCCTGCCATCGTCTCTGGTGTCATCGTCTACAGCATCACGTTCTACGGTGTCCGGGGCTTTCAGCGCCGCCGCAAGGCACGGCTTATGGAGCGCGCCCGCGACCGCGTCACGCTTGCAGTCGAGAATGCATCCAGCGTCTAGGCGCAAGGTATCGCGTCTACCAGGAGATCCGGCATGATCATCGGCATCGGCAGTGATTTGATCGACATCCGTCGGGTCGAAAAATCCATCGAGCGCTTCGGAGAGCGTTTCACCGGACGTTGCTTTACCGCCCTCGAACGCCAGAAATCCGACGGCCGCAAGAACCGTGCGGCGTCTTACGCCAAACGTTTCGCGGCGAAGGAGGCCTGCTCGAAGGCCCTTGGCACGGGGCTTGCCCAGGGCGTGTTCTGGCGCGACATGGGCGTCGTCAATCTCCCGAGCGGCAAGCCGACCATGCAATTGACGGGCGGAGCTGCCGATCGCCTTGCCGCGATGATGCCGGCTGGCCACAAGCCCGTCATTCACCTGACCATCACCGACGACTTTCCGTTGGCTCAAGCCTTTGTGATCATCGAGGCTGTGCCCGCGACATCCTGATGCCTTGCTTCAGTCGCTTTTCATGCGGGTGGCATTGCAGCAGTGATATGAAGCGGCTAGAGAGTGCCTGACAGTCAATTGCGCCGGTGGGGTGCAAAAAAGGAATAAGACTTCGTGTCCGAGAAAGCCGTAAAGCAGCCGAATGCCCTGTGGGAAAACGTCAAAGTCATCGTTCAGGCATTGCTCCTGGCAATGGTGATCCGGACGGTGCTTTTCCAGCCCTTCACCATCCCGTCCGGCTCGATGATGCCGACGCTGCTTGTGGGCGACTATATCTTCGTCAACAAGTTCGCATATGGCTATTCGAAGTACTCCTTACCGTTCTCGCCCAATCTCTTCAGCGGACGGATATTTGCAAGCGAGCCGAAGCGCGGCGATGTCGTCGTCTTCCGGTTCCCGCCCAATCCCGAGATCGATTACATCAAGCGCCTTGTCGGCTTGCCGGGCGACCGCATCCAGGTCAAGGACGACCTTCTCTATATCAACGGCCAGGCCGTGCCGCGCGCGCCGGACGGCAGCTTCACGTCGGATTACAAGCAGGATCCAGGCGAAGACGTTCCGGTGTTCCGCGAAACCTTCGACAATGGCAAGACGTTCGACACGCTCGACCAGTCGCCTGTGTCGCGTGGCGACAACACGCAGGAGTTCGTCGTTCCGCCAGGTCATTATTTCATGATGGGCGACAACCGCGACAACTCGCTGGATAGCCGTTTCGACGTTGGTTACGTGCCGGCTGAAAACCTTGTCGGTCGCGCAAGCGTCATCTTCTTCTCGCTGGGCAATGACACCTCCTTCCGCGAAATCTGGAAGTGGCCGAGCAACATGCGCTGGAACCGCATCTTCAAGGTCGTGCAATGACCAAGCTACAGGCACTTTCGTCGGCCGACCGTGCCAGACTTGAGGCAGCGATTGGTCACGAATTTGCCGAAAAGGAACGCCTCGACCGCGCGCTGACGCATGCCAGTGCGCGCACGGAAAAAGGTGCCAACTACGAGCGCCTCGAATTCCTCGGGGATCGGGTGCTCGGCCTTTGTATCGCCGAGCTTCTGTTCAGCACCTTCGGCAAGGCGGACGAGGGTGAACTCTCGGTTCGCCTCAATCAGCTTGTCAGCGCCGAAACCTGCGCGCAGGTGGCCGACGAGATGGAATTGCATCTGTTCATTCGCACCGGTGCCGACGTCAAGAAAACGACGGGCAAGCGGATGCTCAACGTCCGCGCCGACGTCGTCGAAAGCCTGATTGCCGCGCTCTATCTCGAGGGTGGCCTGGAGGTGGCGCGGAAGTTCATTTTGCGCTATTGGGAGGGGCGGGCCATTCGCGCCGATGGCTCCCGGCGCGATGCCAAGACAGAATTGCAGGAATGGGCCCACGCAAAGTTTGCCGTCAGTCCGGTTTACCGGATTGAAGACCGCAGCGGACCGGATCATGATCCCCGCTTCACGGTGACGGTAGAGGTGGCGGGAACAAAGCCTGAGACTGGGACAGATCGCTCCAAGCGCGCCGCCGAACAGGTGGCCGCGACCAAGATTCTGGAGCGCGAAGGCGTATGGCAGAGTTCGTCTGCCGGAAAATGACGGAAAAAATGACCGAAACTGAAGACACAAGCGCTGTTGACGGCGTGGCCGTAGCCGATGAACGCCCGACACGCTCGGGCTTCGTCGCCTTGATCGGGCCGACCAACGCCGGCAAGTCGACCCTCGTCAACCGCTTTGTCGGTGCCAAGGTGTCGATCGTCAGCCACAAGGTGCAGACGACGCGCGCGATCGTGCGTGGTATCGCGATCCACGACCGCACCCAGATCGTCTTCATGGATACGCCCGGCATCTTCAAGCCGCGCCGCCGGCTGGACCGCGCCATGGTGACGTCTGCTTGGGGCGGCGCCAAGGATGCCGACCTGATCATGCTGCTGATCGACAGCGAGCGCGGTCTTCGCGGCGATGGCGATGCCATCCTCGAAGGCCTGAAAAACGTCTATCAGCCGAAGATCTTGGTGCTGAACAAGATCGACCAGGTCAAGCATGAAGACCTGCTGGCGCTGGCGCTGGCTGCCAACGAAAAGATCCCCTTCACCCAGACCTTCATGATCTCGGCCGAAAAGGGCCACGGTTGCGACGATGTCATGGACTATCTGGCAAAGACACTGCCGGAAGGTCCGTGGTACTATCCGGAAGACCAGATTTCCGATCTGCCGATCCGTCAGCTGGCCGCTGAAATTACCCGCGAAAAGCTGTTCCTTCGCCTGCATCAGGAGCTTCCCTATTCCTCGCATGTCGAGACGGAGAAGTGGGAAGAGCGCAAGGATGGTTCGGTGCGCATCGAGCAGGTGATCTACGTCGAGCGCGATAGCCAGAAGAAGATTGCACTCGGCAAGGGCGGCGAAACGATCAAGGCTATCTCGAGCGCATCCCGCAAGGAACTCGGCGAAATCCTGGAGCAGACGGTTCATCTCTTCCTGTTCGTCAAGGTCCGTGAAAACTGGGGCGACGATCCGGCCCGGTTCCGAGAAATGGGGCTGGATTTCCCGAAGTGACCCTCACTTTGGTACTCCACCCACAGGCTTCCTAACGGCGGGTCCGGACGGTCTCGCAGCAAGTTGCAAAGTTAGCTATGAGCAAGACCGCCAATACGAATGATACCCGGACCCCATGCGAGCTTTGCCCGCTGAGGGCGAAGCCGAGTTTTCGGGAGTTCGATGCCGACGAGCTCGATTTCGTCTCGCATTTCAAGCGTGGCGAACTCGCCGTCGATGCGGGCGCGACAATCCTCGTCGAGGGTTCGCACAGCGCCCACCTTTTCACCGTGCTTTCCGGCTGGGCCTTTCGCTACAAGGTCCTGGAAGACGGTCGCCGCCAGATCCTTAATTATGTCATGCCCGGTGACCTTCTAGGTCTGCAGGGAACGATCATGGGCGAGATGCAGCACTCTGTGGAGGCACTTTCGCCGGTGACGCTCTGTGTGTTCGAGCGCGACAAACTGATGACGTTGTATAACAGGCATCCATCACTGGCATACGACCTGACATGGATCGCGGCACAGGAGGAGCGCATCCTCGATGAGCACCTGCTCAGCATCGGCCGGCGTTCGGCGCTGGAAAGGGCGGCCTATTTGCTGGCCTATCTGCATCAGCGTGTAAGTGCCATCGAGCTGTTCAGCGGCAGGACTGTGCTGCCTGTCACCCAGCAGCATATTGCCGACACTCTGGGTCTTTCGATTGTTCACACCAACAAAACGCTGAAGAAACTCGCCGAGCGCAAATTGATTCGCTGGCAGGAGCGCGGTTGCGACGTGCTGGACGGGCAAGGATTGGCCGATCTGGCGGAATGGAGCGGGATAAGCGGAGGTAAACGCCCATTCATTTGATATCCGAATGAAAATACATGTCTTTTTTAAATGCTTAACCGCAGGAAACAGCATAGGTAGAGCGGGTCGTTAATTATAGGCGTTTGCACAACTATGGTAAGATGGCCCGAAACGACTACAATAGAGGGAAGGCAAATGCCTTCCATCGACATGGCTGCGCGGAACGCCGGAGACCAAGATGAGACTTCTACTGGCAGACTGCGCTTCGCACCGGCCTTCTTGGCAAGAAAGATGCCAATGATTCCGCAGCGCGTTCTCGTTCTCGAAGACAATCTTATCATTGCGATGGAAGCGGAGGAAATCCTTCGTGAAATCGGCTCGACCAAGGTCGAGCTGGCGTCGAACCTCGACGAAGCTTTGGCAGCGATTAACCTCGGCCAATATGATCTGGCTCTTCTCGACGTCAATCTTGGCGAAGCGATGAGTTTCAATTTTGCAAGGCTCCTGACGGAGCGCGGCATCCCCTTCGGTTTCGTCAGCGGATACTCCGATACGCAGGAGTTCCCAGATGACCTGCAGGATGCGCCACTGCTGGTGAAGCCGTTCGACGAACGGGCCATGCTACAGTTCCTGGCGAAGATGTTTCCGGCCACCGTCTGAAGCGGTTCTCGTGACAGCCTGCCTGCTTTCCACTAGACTTGTGTCTTCATAGGAACGAGTGCGTCGGATGCAGTGGCAGGACCAAGCCATCATTTTGGGTATCAAGCGCCTTGGCGAATCGAGTGTGATCGCCGAGGTGATGACCCATGGCCATGGTCGACATCTGGGGCTCGTCCGCTCCGGCCGCTCGCGTTCGATGCAGCCTGTGCTGCAGGCCGGGAACCAGGTCGAAGTCACCTGGCGCGCGCGGCTGGACGAGCATCTCGGCGAATTCCGCGTCGAGCCAGTGCGGCTCCGCGCAGCCCGGCTGATGGAAACCGCGACGGCGGTCTACGGGGTGCAGGCAATGGCAGCACTTCTTCGGCTGCTGCCCGAGCGCGACCCCCATCCTCACCTCTACAACGCGCTCGACGTCATTCTGGAGAACCTGCATGATCCCGCCGATGCCGGCGAGCTTTTCGTGCGTTTTGAATTGGCCGTCCTCAACGACCTCGGCTTTGGCCTCGATCTGGCGGAATGCGCTGCGACCGGCGTGAGGGAAGACCTCGTCTACGTTTCTCCGAAGTCGGGCAGGGCCGTCAGCCGGGCTGCAGGTGCTCCCTGGGCAGACAAGATGCTGGCGCTTCCGGCCTTTCTGGCTGTCGGCAACGGCAAGGCGGCGGACGGGGAAAGTCTGGCCGCTGCGTTTCGCTTGAGCGGCTTCTTCCTCCACCGCCACGTCTACGAGCCGCGGGGCATCGATATCGGCGCAACCCGCCACGGTTTCGTCCAGTCGGCACTGAAGGCGCTGGACAGGGCAGCAGCAGCTGAGCTTGAAGAATCCCCCCAAGCGGTTCCGCTTTAGACCGGTGCGCCACTCACCGTCGCTTGAACGCCCAGCCTTCGCTGCGCTCTTCGATGATCTTCACGAGGTTGCCGACCTCGATCATGCCTTCACCACGGGGCACGGTATTCCAGCCGAACAGCGGGCCGGGGACGCGCCGGTCTGCAGACATCCTGAGGCGTCCCATGGAAGGCATCGGATTGGCGACGTCGCGAGAACCGGTGAGTTGATCCTGGGTGGTCATGATGCAGCGGGCGCAGGGTTTGACGAGATCCAGCCTAATGCCGTTGATCTCGATCGCCGCCCACCGATCCTCCTGCCACGGCTCTGGACAATCGATGACGATATTTGGGCGAAAGCGATCCATTCCGACGGGCGACGAGCCATGGGTGGCAAGGTCCTCGTTCAGGGCGGACAGCGAGCCGGTTGTCGTCACCAGGATCTGGAAGCCATCGGCAAAGGTCACAGGCGCTGCACTGCCGACCCAGGCTTCCTCCGCGAGGCGTTCCGATGCGTCGTCGAAAATCGCAAGTTTCACATCTCGGCCGAGCCAGTCGGACAAAGCCCGGTTGGTTGCCTCGTCGGCCACAGCAGCACTGACGATCGATTTCCAGATGTCCACATCGAGACGCGCGACCGGGCTGGGGCGCTGGACGACGATATCGCTCTGTCCCTCCATACGCAGGAGGAGTGATCCATTGTTGGCTTCGACGGTGATCCGGGCCAGTAGCGGCAGTTCGCGCTGGGTGATCGCTTTTCCGTCGGGAGCCACCACCATGGCGCGCCGGTCGCCGACGAGGCCGAAGGCATCGACCGCCGAGGCCTGCAACGCGGTACCGCGTGCGCTCTTCACGGGGTAGATGAACAGGTCGCTGATACGCATGGTGCCTCTCAGATTTCATCGATTAACATGGAAAGCACGGTTTTCAGACGTTCATGCCGCGTCTTGGCTATGGCCGCGCCCGTCTTCGTCTGGAACTGGTCCGCAAGTTTGAACAGCTTTGTCTCGAAATGGTCAATTGCAAAGCGCTTGTCGTCGAGCGGTCGCTGGATAGCCAACGGATCGAGCGGATCGTAAAGACCGGAGCCAAGTCGCCCGGCGATGTAGAAGCACCGGGCAGCGCCCACCATCCCGATCGCATCGAGCCGGTCGGCATCCTGCAATATTCTCGCCTCCAACGTCTGCGGCGGCAGGTTGGCGGAAAAGCTGTGGGTGGTGATGGCGTGCGCCACTGCAGCGATGTCGTCGGGCACCCACCCCATGCCCGCAAGGATGCCTGACGCCTTGTCTGCCGCAAGCGCGGAAGCCTGATGACGCAGCGGCGAATCTTTCTCGACCGAAATGCAATCGTGCAGCAACACGGCCGCGGTCAGGATACGTCCGTCGCCACCATCTACTGAGCGGATATGCATGGCGTTTTTGAACACCCGCAGGATATGAGCGATGTCATGGGAGCCATCGTCGCTATCCGTTGCATGGGCCACGAGGGAGGATGCCAGTGCACCGAAAGGAGAAAAGGCTTCCGACAGCAGGGTATCACGCATCGCCGTTCCGATCGTTTGTGGAGAATCGGCCCGATTGGACCAGGCCCGATCCTAGCTGGTCGGGGGTGGGAGACGATAGCCGTGATCCACGGCGCCATGGTTCGCAATCGTGATCTCGCCTGCCTCAGATTGCCGAATCACGTTAGTAGGGTCGTTCAGGTAGAAATCACTATGGTTAATGACCATTAACTTTTTGTTTTGACCCGGAGCGCAAATCGGTTTACTTATTAAGAAATTATTTAAATTGTACTGCGTCTAACCGACGTCGCATGAGGCGGCACCTTCCCTAGGAGGTTCCCTATGTCCCATGTATCAGTATCAACATCTTCCTATCCCTACCGTGGAACGCTTCTTCGCCTCGATGCCAATGGCGACGGGCTTCTGAGCCGTGAAGAGATTGCCGCAGATCAGCGTCCCGGCATCATGGCAACCAATGTCGACGAGCAGCCGAGCGTCAGCACCAGCAGCAGCGCGCTTGTCAGCCTGGTCGCAAAGCTGATGCAGATTCCGAGCGATGGAAATGGCGCGCCCCTGCTGGGCGGCACCGCGGACGCAGATCCCGAAAGCGATGCACAGCCCACCGACATCTACCGCAACACCTACGGCCAGTATGCCTTGGATGACATGGCTGCCTGACCCGCTTTTTCGACGTTGCCGCCGCGACTGGCGGGCGTCTCCCTTCGTTTAACGATTTCGATCTGCGTCCACCTACACCTTTTATAGCCGGCAGACATCGCTGGCCTGATTTACACGCCAGCGATGATCGCCTGGTTGTCCAGCTCCACCCGTCTTGAGCAG carries:
- a CDS encoding DUF3563 family protein, producing the protein MFGPFKKFARALRVPSVEEREMAYLNGSNDRFDLEYRQRQVDRGAFRNR
- the acpS gene encoding holo-ACP synthase, translating into MIIGIGSDLIDIRRVEKSIERFGERFTGRCFTALERQKSDGRKNRAASYAKRFAAKEACSKALGTGLAQGVFWRDMGVVNLPSGKPTMQLTGGAADRLAAMMPAGHKPVIHLTITDDFPLAQAFVIIEAVPATS
- a CDS encoding Crp/Fnr family transcriptional regulator; amino-acid sequence: MSKTANTNDTRTPCELCPLRAKPSFREFDADELDFVSHFKRGELAVDAGATILVEGSHSAHLFTVLSGWAFRYKVLEDGRRQILNYVMPGDLLGLQGTIMGEMQHSVEALSPVTLCVFERDKLMTLYNRHPSLAYDLTWIAAQEERILDEHLLSIGRRSALERAAYLLAYLHQRVSAIELFSGRTVLPVTQQHIADTLGLSIVHTNKTLKKLAERKLIRWQERGCDVLDGQGLADLAEWSGISGGKRPFI
- a CDS encoding MOSC domain-containing protein, giving the protein MRISDLFIYPVKSARGTALQASAVDAFGLVGDRRAMVVAPDGKAITQRELPLLARITVEANNGSLLLRMEGQSDIVVQRPSPVARLDVDIWKSIVSAAVADEATNRALSDWLGRDVKLAIFDDASERLAEEAWVGSAAPVTFADGFQILVTTTGSLSALNEDLATHGSSPVGMDRFRPNIVIDCPEPWQEDRWAAIEINGIRLDLVKPCARCIMTTQDQLTGSRDVANPMPSMGRLRMSADRRVPGPLFGWNTVPRGEGMIEVGNLVKIIEERSEGWAFKRR
- the rnc gene encoding ribonuclease III; this encodes MTKLQALSSADRARLEAAIGHEFAEKERLDRALTHASARTEKGANYERLEFLGDRVLGLCIAELLFSTFGKADEGELSVRLNQLVSAETCAQVADEMELHLFIRTGADVKKTTGKRMLNVRADVVESLIAALYLEGGLEVARKFILRYWEGRAIRADGSRRDAKTELQEWAHAKFAVSPVYRIEDRSGPDHDPRFTVTVEVAGTKPETGTDRSKRAAEQVAATKILEREGVWQSSSAGK
- the era gene encoding GTPase Era, encoding MTETEDTSAVDGVAVADERPTRSGFVALIGPTNAGKSTLVNRFVGAKVSIVSHKVQTTRAIVRGIAIHDRTQIVFMDTPGIFKPRRRLDRAMVTSAWGGAKDADLIMLLIDSERGLRGDGDAILEGLKNVYQPKILVLNKIDQVKHEDLLALALAANEKIPFTQTFMISAEKGHGCDDVMDYLAKTLPEGPWYYPEDQISDLPIRQLAAEITREKLFLRLHQELPYSSHVETEKWEERKDGSVRIEQVIYVERDSQKKIALGKGGETIKAISSASRKELGEILEQTVHLFLFVKVRENWGDDPARFREMGLDFPK
- a CDS encoding HD domain-containing protein, with product MRDTLLSEAFSPFGALASSLVAHATDSDDGSHDIAHILRVFKNAMHIRSVDGGDGRILTAAVLLHDCISVEKDSPLRHQASALAADKASGILAGMGWVPDDIAAVAHAITTHSFSANLPPQTLEARILQDADRLDAIGMVGAARCFYIAGRLGSGLYDPLDPLAIQRPLDDKRFAIDHFETKLFKLADQFQTKTGAAIAKTRHERLKTVLSMLIDEI
- a CDS encoding DUF2062 domain-containing protein; the encoded protein is MLFRRRKPQKLTEKLRDMVWPRKGFMRPVRYFQRRIVRLSASPHAIAAGFTAGILVSWTPVIGVHIVIAFVLAYIVRGNLLAATLGCLAAGNPFTYPFIWAITWEIGHLILGRDSGNQGGSIDLPALFHQLDVWQLWDVVLKPMLIGAIPPAIVSGVIVYSITFYGVRGFQRRRKARLMERARDRVTLAVENASSV
- a CDS encoding RelA/SpoT family protein; its protein translation is MMRQYELVERVQKYKPDANEALLNKAYVYAMQKHGQQKRASGDPYISHPLEVAAILTDMHLDESTIAVALLHDTIEDTTATRAEIDELFGEDIGRLVEGLTKIKKLDLVTRKAKQAENLRKLLLAISDDVRVLLVKLADRLHNMRTLDHMPADKRARISEETMDIYAPLAGRMGMQDMREELEELSFRHINPEAHDTVTKRLEELSQRNEGLVKKIETELRDLLVANGLDNAVAKGRQKKPYSVFRKMQSKSLSFEQLSDVYGFRIIVDDLPACYRALGIVHTRWRVVPGRFKDYISTPKQNDYRSLHTTIVGPSSQRIELQIRTRRMNEIAEYGIAAHALYKDQNAAEGDLLSRESNAYSWLRRTIEALAEGDSPEEFLEHTKLELFQDQVFCFTPKGKLIALPRGATPIDFAYAVHTNIGDTTVGAKINGRIMPLVTRLANGDEVEIIRSGVQVPPAAWEEIVVTGKARAAIRRATRMAIRKQYAGLGYRILERTFERAGKIFTRDALKPALHRLGQKDVEDAIAAVGRGEMSSLDVLRAVYPDHQDERVTVKPAGDEGWFNVRSGAGMIFKIPGQSKVADLANAGIDDLETLPIRGLAADVAVHFAPTGAVPGDRIVGILEKGRGIIIYPIQSPALQRFDDQPECWIDVRWDLDEANKSRFTARVLINALNEPGSLAKISQTVADIDVNIRIFNTVRVAADFTEMALDVEVWDLRQLNQMLLQLKDLDCIATVKRLYE
- the lepB gene encoding signal peptidase I gives rise to the protein MSEKAVKQPNALWENVKVIVQALLLAMVIRTVLFQPFTIPSGSMMPTLLVGDYIFVNKFAYGYSKYSLPFSPNLFSGRIFASEPKRGDVVVFRFPPNPEIDYIKRLVGLPGDRIQVKDDLLYINGQAVPRAPDGSFTSDYKQDPGEDVPVFRETFDNGKTFDTLDQSPVSRGDNTQEFVVPPGHYFMMGDNRDNSLDSRFDVGYVPAENLVGRASVIFFSLGNDTSFREIWKWPSNMRWNRIFKVVQ
- a CDS encoding response regulator, with the protein product MPMIPQRVLVLEDNLIIAMEAEEILREIGSTKVELASNLDEALAAINLGQYDLALLDVNLGEAMSFNFARLLTERGIPFGFVSGYSDTQEFPDDLQDAPLLVKPFDERAMLQFLAKMFPATV
- the recO gene encoding DNA repair protein RecO; protein product: MQWQDQAIILGIKRLGESSVIAEVMTHGHGRHLGLVRSGRSRSMQPVLQAGNQVEVTWRARLDEHLGEFRVEPVRLRAARLMETATAVYGVQAMAALLRLLPERDPHPHLYNALDVILENLHDPADAGELFVRFELAVLNDLGFGLDLAECAATGVREDLVYVSPKSGRAVSRAAGAPWADKMLALPAFLAVGNGKAADGESLAAAFRLSGFFLHRHVYEPRGIDIGATRHGFVQSALKALDRAAAAELEESPQAVPL